In Centroberyx gerrardi isolate f3 chromosome 7, fCenGer3.hap1.cur.20231027, whole genome shotgun sequence, the sequence ctctTTCTTTATTGCTGTGATCTCTCATTCTGTTACCTTCTGATATCTGACttctgtatctatctatctatctgtctgtctgcctgtctgtctgtctgtctgtctgtctgtctgtctgtctgcctgtctgtctgtctgtctgtctgtctgtctgtctgtctgtctatctgtctgtctgtctgtctatctgtctgtctgtctgtctgcctgtctgtttgtctatctgtctgtctgtctgtctgtctgtctgtctatctgtctgtctgtctgtctgcctgtctgtttgtctatctgtctgtctgtctgtctgtctgtctgtctgtctgtctgtctgtctgtctatctgtctgcctgtctgtttgtctatctgtctgtctgtctgtctgtctgtctgtctgtctgtctgtctgtctgtctgcctgtctgtttgtctatctgtctgcctgtctgtttgtctatctgtctgtctgtctgtctgtctgtctgtctgcctgtctgtctgtctgtctgtctgtctgtctgtctgtctatctgtctgtctgtctgtctgcctgtctgtttgtctatctgtctgtctgtctgtctgtctgtctgtctgtctgtctgtctgcctgtctgtttgtctgtctgcctgtctgtctgtctgtctgtctgtctgtctgtctgtctctctgtctttactctctctctctccgtgcaGGCAGTTCCACGCAGCCCTGGAGGACCTGATTGAGGCCAGCCGCCTGTGCCCGTCCAACCGGGAGATCCAGCGCCTGCTGACCCGGGTGGAGGAAGAGTGTCGGCAGGTTGCTAGGCAACAAGTCCCACCACATCCTCCGTCTCATCTTTATTATCGACAACATCAAGCCACGCCCACCAACGAGGCGGGGTGTGGAGATTTAGGACTTCTGCAGGtacaggaaggggaggaggaggaggaagaggaggaggaagaggaggaggggaaggcgGGTTATGAGGAAGGAGAcgctcctcctcactcctccccctccctctccttctcctcccatcccctccctcctccagttCAAAGTCTGGACATCCATTGCCACCCCGGGGTGCCGTCGCCCTCCTCCCTGCCCCGCCCCCACCTGTACCGCCACCTCCCCAGTCCCAcccactccccctcctcctcctcctcctctccctctcaccctgcgcctcctcctccctcctcctcccatccccgTTTCAGccctcccacctcccctctGCGGCGTCGGCAGCGAGCTAGCCCGACATCTGAAAGCGGACCTGGGCTGACGGGAGTCGGACCCGCGGCTCTGCACCAGCACCCGCACTCCGCCTCGCCCCACCACCAGTCGGACCAGTACCACCAGAGCCAGGGAGCGCTGCAGCATCACCATCTGTCCAGTCAGAGATCCTTCCAGAACCAGAACCCGGTCCAGGGCCAGTGGCTCCAACCAGCCAAAGTCCAGATAGTCAGAACCAGCCAGCCCAGCTCCTCGGCCCACTCCAGTGCGGTTCTGGGAAGTTCTGTCTACTCCCACATCGCCCACCTGCCCCCCGACCTGGCCGAGCTGGTGGAGGGCGTCTACCCGAGGTCTCTGGATGTGCCGCCTAGCCTGCAGGTCCAGGCTAGTCTGAGTTCTGGAGCTTCGTATCCACAGGACGATTTGGACGTTGACTTGGTTCACGAGAGTAGACCCTCGTCGGCCTATGGGAGAGGAGCGGGAGGGGAGAGGGCGGGGCTAAATCGATTTGGCCACGCCCCTCAGATCAGCCGCAGCCGATCAACAGCGGCCTACTACCCTGTGGAAGTTACCGAGGCGACACTGGGGTCACGTGATAACCCTCCTTCATCACacgatcatcatcatcacctccaGGGGGGGCTGCGACGCCCGCTCAGtgcccacccctcctcctcctcctcctcctcctcctccccctcctcctttgctCCTCCTCCCAGGACTCTCATGCACTCCCAGAGCGTCAGCCTGCGTTTCCCCCCCAGCGGCAGCAGCCTCGCCGGGGGGCAGCCAGCTAATCTAGGCCCAGGCTTCAGGGCCTCGGCCTCCACCCAGCACATGGATTTACCTTTGGATCTGGCCTATGAGGGAGGGGTTACTGGTTACCGTGACGATCTATTTCCAGTCTCCCCTCCTCAATCAGACATGCGCATGCTGGGGGGCGGGACTTACCCTGGAGAAGCGCTCCGTTCATCTAGGAACACCCCTTTTATGGGCGTGATTGACAAGACAGCCAGGGTGAATCAGCAGCAAGCCCCTCCTACTTCTTCTTCCTGTCCCGCCCCCTCCCGCTCCTGGGCTGTGTCTTCATTGGACACGGTAGTCACCTCGCCTAGCAAAACACCCTCCAATCACGGGGGCTACAGCCAACCACAGCCCTCCTCCATCGCCTACTACAACCGCACCAACAACGCCCACAACGGCCACCTCCTCCCCGACGACCAGCTCGACTGCTATCAGGTGTTGCCGGGCAATGGTCCCCATGGTAACGGTTCGGGGCGGGTCGCCGGTCAGAATCCCACCTTCCCGGACGTGAAGCTGGCCCGAACGCTGCCGGTGACCCACACCtactcagacagacagcctgacagacagacaggcccgACCTCCCCCATCAAACCAAAGAGACCCTTTGTGGAGTCCAATGTATAGACGAATCCGGCGAGCGATTTATGTCTTTCGCCCTCTAGCGCCGCTGCCATTGCTGCGGCGGCAAAGTCGCAGCAAATCACTACTGCTGAAAGTGAAAGCACGGATTGTTGGATTGACGACGTTAGGCAGCCGCTCCACTGACGGAAGGGTAGcctgtgtggatgtggatcttattcagtttttaaataTTAGTTAGAAATTGGTCATGACATTGGCCTTGGGAGAAAAAAGACTTTTGACCGACCGCTACATGACGTCTAGTTGAAGTGCTGTGGAATCGCCCAGCTAGCATCAGAGTCTTAAGACTTTGCTAGCACATCATTATCAATCAAAAAATGTGCATTTCTTGCGTTCTAAACATGGTTACTGGGACCAAagtcctttctgtttttttgatCCACTGCTGGTGAATGTCTTGCTCTTCTGTACGGCAGGAAACCTGCAGAGAGCAGCCGAGAACCGCACAGGTTCTACCGGATCTCCTAGACATCGTCCTTTTGTCAAAGTTGTATGAAAAAGGAGAATTCGCATACAAAACAATGTTATTGTGCGGGTGTAGTTGTGAGATGCCACCACAGTAATGGTGACTTGATTCgtctatagagagagagaaagagttttaGAGGAACAGTGTGAAGCCCCATCAAGGGAAGCTTGTATTTAAAGTAGTCCAGTGTATAAACAGTGATAGATAGTAGATTGCAGTTTGTGCCgtggggaaggaggagggcatGTGACTTCACTGATCCATTCCGCTCCTTCATTTTCACTAAGATAGAGGTTAAATttaaaatgcacacatacatatccCAAGATTCATAGGGACTATGAAATTATTATAGAGATGAGAAGGGAGAAAAGATTTACATGGAAGTTGGAAGCAGAATATACTGTGTCACTGGTCAGGTCAGTCAgttatacagagagagaggaaggagaagaaagaaaagaagaaaggaaggaagaaaggagagagagaggagcagaggtcAGGCATCTGCTACGATCACTGTCAAAgcacagagaaggaggaggagaaggaaacaggaataaagacaaaaatgacactGGCTGAGGTTCAACAGCAGGacatggaggaaggaggagaagatgaggagaggatgTCTTCTTCTGAACCCCCAC encodes:
- the tanc2a gene encoding protein TANC2; translation: MTILDHNRLLLTEVGDALTTHVMIAPTIDQSESATLHEEEEERAEINTPDSLWGETALTAASDRGRLSVCRLLLDQGAAVERGNRRGVVPLFSAVRQGHWQVVELLLNHGAEVNMADQQGRTALMTAASEGHLATAQLLLEHGASLDQTDREGLTALSWACLKGQLPLVRVLVERGGATTHVDRSGRTPLDLAAFYGDPEVVQYLVDHGALVEHVDCSGMRPLDRAVGCRNTSVVVALLKKGAKIGHQTLTTCRQGPATWAMATSKPDILMVLLSKLIQEGDRLYKQGKVREAAQSYQSALQKFPGDELKTFRPLRVCVLLNLSRCRRKMNDFGLAEEFATRALELKAKSYEAFYARARAKRSSRQFHAALEDLIEASRLCPSNREIQRLLTRVEEECRQVARQQVPPHPPSHLYYRQHQATPTNEAGFQSLDIHCHPGVPSPSSLPRPHLYRHLPSPTHSPSSSSSSPSHPAPPPPSSSHPRFSPPTSPLRRRQRASPTSESGPGLTGVGPAALHQHPHSASPHHQSDQYHQSQGALQHHHLSSQRSFQNQNPVQGQWLQPAKVQIVRTSQPSSSAHSSAVLGSSVYSHIAHLPPDLAELVEGVYPRSLDVPPSLQVQASLSSGASYPQDDLDVDLVHESRPSSAYGRGAGGERAGLNRFGHAPQISRSRSTAAYYPVEVTEATLGSRDNPPSSHDHHHHLQGGLRRPLSAHPSSSSSSSSSPSSFAPPPRTLMHSQSVSLRFPPSGSSLAGGQPANLGPGFRASASTQHMDLPLDLAYEGGVTGYRDDLFPVSPPQSDMRMLGGGTYPGEALRSSRNTPFMGVIDKTARVNQQQAPPTSSSCPAPSRSWAVSSLDTVVTSPSKTPSNHGGYSQPQPSSIAYYNRTNNAHNGHLLPDDQLDCYQVLPGNGPHGNGSGRVAGQNPTFPDVKLARTLPVTHTYSDRQPDRQTGPTSPIKPKRPFVESNV